Proteins encoded together in one Olsenella timonensis window:
- a CDS encoding ABC transporter ATP-binding protein: MSAVTLRDVTFTYPGAAAPTLRHVNLDVAEGDFLAIMGANGCGKSTLCKTMNGLIPQFIVGDLEGEVTVAGVDAATSQIGELAQRIGYVYQDFENQLVRPTVIDEASFSCLNFACEDYVERGMRALELCGLADRADSYIWQLSGGQKHLLALAGAIALEPDVIVLDEPVAQLDPYHAERTYEVLRELNEKYGKTIIVIEHHTDFIAEYCKTACLMADGAIAWKLPAREALRRIDDLSASDVHPPQIALAACELVRVGALPEGAPLPTTVDEGATAFWGVPFVARERGHAPASAAQPVVSFRGVDVSYRSVKGAPRQVFRDLDLDIRQGEKVALVGANGAGKSTLMKLMCGLIKPQAGEVLVGGTSTRGISPDELSEKVSIVYQNPEQMFIKDSVRADVEFAMRARGIEDAAERASSLLERFRLTELAERDGRLLSGGQMRRASLAVGIALDPPILLLDEPTANLDIGTRQEIIQLVSDLRGVTDTVVIATHDMQLVCQFAERVIVLTDGEVIGDAAPDEVFMDEGVVARSGIRPPEIFQMGRALDCRAACYTLEEFLACFPAWEAARGEKNVVEEMCA, from the coding sequence GTGTCAGCAGTCACGCTTAGAGACGTCACCTTCACCTATCCTGGCGCGGCCGCGCCCACCCTCCGCCACGTGAACCTCGACGTGGCGGAGGGGGACTTTCTCGCCATCATGGGAGCAAACGGGTGCGGCAAGTCGACGCTGTGCAAGACGATGAACGGGCTCATTCCGCAGTTCATCGTCGGGGACCTCGAGGGTGAGGTCACCGTGGCGGGCGTCGATGCGGCGACCTCCCAGATCGGCGAGCTCGCCCAGCGCATCGGCTACGTCTATCAGGACTTCGAGAATCAGCTCGTGCGCCCCACCGTCATCGACGAGGCGTCCTTCTCGTGCCTCAACTTCGCTTGCGAGGACTATGTCGAGCGAGGGATGCGCGCGCTCGAGCTTTGCGGCCTCGCGGACCGCGCGGACTCCTACATCTGGCAGCTCTCGGGAGGTCAGAAGCACCTGCTCGCGCTCGCGGGCGCCATCGCGCTCGAGCCAGACGTGATCGTGCTCGACGAGCCCGTCGCCCAGCTCGACCCCTACCACGCCGAGCGAACCTACGAGGTGCTGCGCGAGCTCAACGAGAAGTATGGCAAGACGATCATCGTCATCGAGCACCACACCGACTTCATTGCCGAGTACTGCAAGACCGCCTGTCTCATGGCTGACGGCGCCATCGCCTGGAAGCTCCCGGCGCGCGAGGCGCTGCGCCGCATCGACGACCTTTCCGCGAGCGACGTTCACCCGCCGCAGATCGCGCTTGCCGCCTGCGAGCTCGTCCGCGTGGGCGCGCTTCCCGAGGGCGCTCCACTGCCCACCACCGTTGACGAGGGCGCCACGGCGTTTTGGGGCGTCCCCTTCGTCGCGCGGGAGCGTGGGCACGCCCCGGCGTCCGCCGCGCAGCCCGTCGTCTCGTTTAGGGGCGTCGACGTGAGCTACCGCAGCGTCAAGGGGGCTCCCCGCCAGGTGTTTCGTGACCTCGACCTGGATATCCGCCAGGGCGAGAAGGTCGCGCTCGTGGGTGCCAACGGGGCGGGCAAGTCCACGCTCATGAAGCTCATGTGCGGCCTCATCAAGCCGCAGGCGGGCGAGGTCCTCGTTGGCGGCACCAGTACGCGCGGCATCAGCCCGGATGAGCTGTCCGAGAAGGTCAGCATCGTCTACCAGAACCCCGAGCAGATGTTCATCAAGGACTCCGTTCGTGCGGATGTCGAGTTTGCCATGAGGGCGCGCGGAATCGAGGACGCGGCAGAGCGCGCGAGCTCCCTGCTCGAGCGATTCCGTCTCACCGAGCTCGCCGAGCGCGACGGACGTCTGCTCTCGGGAGGCCAGATGCGCCGCGCATCTCTCGCCGTGGGCATTGCGCTCGACCCGCCGATCCTTCTGCTCGACGAGCCCACCGCCAACCTCGACATCGGTACGCGGCAGGAGATCATCCAGCTCGTCTCGGACCTTCGGGGCGTCACGGACACGGTCGTCATCGCGACGCATGACATGCAGCTCGTCTGCCAGTTCGCCGAGCGCGTCATCGTGCTCACTGACGGAGAGGTCATCGGCGACGCCGCCCCCGACGAGGTCTTCATGGACGAGGGGGTGGTCGCGCGCTCGGGCATCCGCCCGCCGGAGATCTTTCAGATGGGGCGCGCGCTCGACTGTCGCGCCGCCTGCTACACGCTCGAGGAGTTTCTCGCCTGCTTCCCGGCATGGGAGGCCGCTCGGGGCGAGAAGAACGTGGTTGAGGAGATGTGCGCATGA